Proteins encoded together in one Miscanthus floridulus cultivar M001 chromosome 16, ASM1932011v1, whole genome shotgun sequence window:
- the LOC136513241 gene encoding serine/threonine-protein kinase TOR — MKPSPHFPEIGKKPKDLIAKDHAFNIAAYISSGADVIAAALRKHVEEEARDLSGEAFLRFMDQLYEQISSLLQSNDVAENLLALRAIDALIDMPFGEGASKVSKFASFLRNVFEVKRDPEILVPASAVLGHLAKAGGAMTADEVERQMKTALGWLTGDRVEYRRFAAVLILKEMAENASTVFNVHVPEFVDAIWVALRDPKQAVREKAVEALRACLHVIEKRETRWRVQWYYRMCEAAQVGLGRNASVHSIHGSLLAVGELLRNTGEFMMSRYREVADIVLDYLKHRDQLVRRSITSLLPRIAHFLRDRFVTNYLKICMDHILFVLRTPDERASGFVALGEMAGALGVELVPYLPAITSHLQDAIAPRRGRPSLEAISCVGSFAKAMGPAMEPHIRSGLLDAMFFAGLSDKLVDALESISTSIPSLLPTIQERLLDCISQALPKSSMRPGASVGRASRSNSLQQFVDSNSPVLVQLALWTLANFNFKGHELLEFTRESVILYLEDEDSSTRKAASLCCCKLVVHSLSASSTSQFCSNRTNRIGGAKRRRLVEEIVEKLLIAAVADSDVGVRSSVFNALYRNPAFDDFLAQADILTSIFVALNDEEYDVRELAISVAGRLSEKNPAYVLPALRRYLIQLLTYLDQSMDSKCREESARLLGCLIRSCARLILPYIAPVHKALVTRLCEGTGPNANNALAAGVLATVGELAKVGGFAMRQYLTELMPVVVDALLDGGAVSKREVAVSTLGQIIQSTGYVIAPYNEYPPLLGLLLKLLNGELEWSTRLEVLKVLGIMGALDPHAHKRNQHNLPGQHREVLRPTIETAQHIVSMEELPTDFWPSFSASEDYYSTVAISSLMRILRDPSLSSYHQMVVGSLIFIFKSMGLGCVPYLPKVLPELFRAVRMCEDGGLKEFITWKLGTLISIVRQHIRKYLQDILSLISELWTSSFSLAAPNRTIQGPQGSPVLHLVEQLCLALNDEFRMYLLHILPSCIQVLGDAERCNDYYYVPDILHTLEVFGGNLDEHMHLVAPVLVRLFKVELVDIRRRAIVTLTNLIPKVQVGTHVSALVHHLKLVLDGNNDDLRKDAAEALCCLAHALGEDFTIFISSIRKILVKHHLRYRKWDEIENRLLRRELLITENLSVQKYKQCPPDVISDPLDDFDGTPEIADETQRQARSHQVNDVRLRSAGEASQRSTREDWAEWMRHFSIALLKESPSPALRTCARLAQLQPSVGRELFAAGFASCWAQMSESAQEQLVRSLKTAFSSQNIPPEILATLLNLAEFMEHDEKPLPIDTRLLGALAEKCRAFAKALHYKEMEFEAVCTKKMGANPVTVVESLIHINNQLHQHEAAIGILTYSQQNLEVQLKESWYEKLLRWDEALKAYTVKSSQAPGPLQNLDATLGRMRCLAALARWEDLSALCREQWTGAEPSARLEMAPMAANAAWHMGEWDHMAEYVSRLDDGDENKLRMLGNTTTSGDGSSNGAFFRAVLSVRSKKYDEARIFVERARRCLATELAALVLESYERAYNNMVRVQQLSELEEVIDYCTLPVESPIADGRRELIRNMWNERIKGTKRNVEVWQALLAVRELVLPPNEDRDTWIKFAKLCWKNGRISQARSTLVKLLQFDPESSPELTLYHAHPQVALAYLKYQYAVGDELKRRDAFSRLQELSVQLATTMGNFPGTSANHGTMSNAGVPLIARVYLTLGSWKKALSPALDDDSIQEILISYNNATLSAKDWGKAWHIWALFNTEVMSRYTFRGRPDIAGKYVVAAVTGYFYSIACQSTTKGVDDSLQDILRLLTLWFNHGPTSEVQTALQNGFSLVKIEMWLVVLPQIIARIHSNNRVVRELIQCLLVRIGKGHPQALMYPLLVACKSISILRQRAAQEVVNKIRQHSGGLVDQAQLVSKELIRVAILWHEMWHEALEEASRMYFGEHNIEGMLAVLEPLHAMLERGPETIKENAFVQAYGHELLEAHECCSKYRATGEDAELTKAWDLYYHVFRRIDKQLPSLTTLDLHSVSPELLKCRKLELAVPGTYAADSPLVTIEYFVPQLIVITSKQRPRKLTIHGSDGNDYAFLLKGHEDLRQDERVMQLFGLVNTLLENSRKTSEKDLSIQRYAVIPLSPNSGLIGWVPNCDTLHALIREYRDARKIFLNQEHKLMLAFAPDYDHLPLIAKVEVFQHALQNTEGNDLAKVLWLKSRTSEVWLERRTNYSRSLAVMSMVGYLLGLGDRHPSNLMLDRYSGKILHIDFGDCFEASMNREKFPEKVPFRLTRMLVKAMEVSGIEGTFRTTCVKVMQVLRTNRDSVMAMMEAFVHDPLINWRLFNFNEVPQVSNYGNAHAHTVVSSEEAVANRELMQPQRGARERELLQAVNQLGDANEVLNERAVAVMARMSDKLTGRDFSSGSALAGAGSSTQHGSEHLASGDARDAQPGLSVKVQVQKLILQATSHENLCQNYVGWCPFW, encoded by the exons ATGAAGCCCTCGCCGCACTTCCCGGAGATCGGGAAGAAGCCTAAAG ATTTGATTGCTAAGGACCACGCATTTAACATCGCAGCTTACATCTCGTCTGGAGCG GATGTTATTGCTGCTGCGCTCCGTAAACATGTTGAGGAGGAAGCCCGAGATCTTAGTGGTGAAGCTTTTTTAAGGTTTATGGATCAGCTCTATGAGCAGATATCTAGTTTACTGCAGAGCAACGATGTCGCTGAAAATTTACTGGCTCTCCGTGCTATTGATGCTTTAATTGATATGCCCTTTGGAGAAGGTGCTTCCAAAGTTTCTAAGTTCGCCAGCTTCTTGAGAAATGTTTTTGAAGTGAAGCGCGACCCTGAAATCCTAGTTCCAGCAAGTGCAGTGCTGGGTCATTTAGCAAAAGCGGGGGGAGCAATGACTGCAGATGAAGTGGAGCGACAG ATGAAAACAGCTTTGGGGTGGCTTACTGGTGATCGAGTGGAATATCGCCGGTTTGCAGCTGTACTCATTCTCAAA GAGATGGCTGAAAATGCATCAACAGTTTTCAATGTTCATGTTCCTGAGTTTGTAGATGCTATATGGGTAGCACTGAGAGACCCTAAACAGGCTGTTCGTGAAAAAGCAGTTGAAGCCTTGCGTGCTTGTCTCCATGTTATTGAAAAACGGGAGACTCGTTGGCGTGTACAATG GTATTACCGCATGTGTGAAGCCGCACAAGTTGGACTTGGCAGGAATGCTTCTGTTCATAGTATTCATGGCTCATTATTGGCTGTTGGAGAATTGCTGAG GAATACGGGGGAGTTTATGATGTCTCGGTACAGAGAAGTGGCTGATATCGTCCTCGATTATTTAAAGCATCGAGATCAGCTTGTTCGACGTAGTATAACATCACTTCTTCCTCGAATTGCCCACTTCCTGCGTGACAGATTTGTGACTAATTACCTGAAG ATTTGCATGGATCATATCTTGTTTGTTCTACGAACACCAGACGAGCGCGCTAGCGGTTTTGTTGCACTTGGAGAGATGGCTGGGGCTCTGGGTGTTGAACTTGTGCCTTATTTACCAGCAATTACTTCACATTTGCAAGATGCG ATTGCTCCTCGCAGAGGAAGGCCATCTCTTGAGGCAATTTCTTGTGTAGGAAGCTTTGCAAAAGCTATGGGTCCTGCAATGGAACCTCATATTCGTAGCGGACTGCTAGATGCTATGTTTTTTGCTGGTCTTTCTGATAAACTTGTAGATGCACTTGAGTCTATAAGCACAAG CATCCCGTCTTTACTACCCACAATACAGGAGCGTTTATTGGATTGTATATCTCAAGCACTACCAAAGTCATCAATGAGGCCAGGTGCTTCTGTTGGTCGAGCAAGCAGGTCAAACAGTTTGCAACAGTTTGTGGACTCTAATAGTCCTGTTCTTGTGCAACTTGCACTGTGGACTCTAGCAAACTTCAACTTTAAG GGCCATGAACTTCTGGAATTCACTAGAGAGAGTGTCATACTTTATTTGGAAGATGAAGATAGCAGTACCAGAAAAGCTGCCTCGTTGTGTTGTTGCAAATTAGTTGTGCATTCCCTTTCTGCTTCCTCAACTTCACAGTTCTGTTCAAATAGGACAAATCGTATTGGAGGAGCTAAGCGCCGCCGACTTGTAGAGGAG ATAGTGGAGAAACTTCTTATTGCTGCAGTTGCTGATTCTGATGTTGGCGTTAGAAGTTCGGTCTTCAACGCTTTGTATCGAAATCCAGCTTTTGATGATTTCTTGGCCCAAGCTGACATCTTGACTTCAATTTTTGTTGCCTTAAATGATGAG GAATATGATGTCAGAGAATTGGCGATTTCTGTTGCTGGCCGATTGTCTGAAAAGAATCCTGCATATGTACTGCCTGCCCTTCGTCGTTATCTTATACAGTTGCTCACATATCTTGACCAGAG TATGGATAGCAAGTGTAGAGAGGAAAGTGCAAGATTATTGGGTTGTTTAATTAGGAGCTGTGCACGTCTCATTCTTCCTTACATTGCTCCAGTTCACAAG GCACTTGTGACTAGATTGTGTGAAGGAACGGGACCAAATGCTAATAATGCTCTTGCTGCGGGAGTGCTTGCCACTGTTGGAGAACTGGCCAAAGTG GGTGGCTTTGCTATGAGGCAATATCTTACTGAGCTGATGCCCGTAGTTGTGGATGCTCTTTTAGATGGAGGTGCTGTTAGTAAAAGGGAAGTGGCTGTGTCAACTCTGGGACAAATTATCCAAAGCACAGG CTATGTTATCGCCCCCTATAACGAGTACCCGCCATTGCTTGGCTTACTCTTGAAGTTGCTGAATGGTGAATTGGAATGGTCAACTAGACTAGAAGTGCTGAAG GTTTTAGGGATTATGGGTGCATTGGACCCTCATGCACACAAGCGAAATCAGCATAATCTACCTGGTCAACATAGAGAGGTCCTACGGCCAACAATCGAGACTGCACAGCATATTGTTTCCATGGAAGAGTTACCGACTGACTTCTGGCCATCTTTTTCGGCATCCGAGGACTATTATTCAACA GTTGCAATTAGTTCCCTCATGCGAATTCTTCGAGATCCTTCTCTTTCAAGTTATCACCAAATGGTGGTTGGCTCTCTTATCTTTATTTTTAAG TCAATGGGCCTTGGCTGTGTTCCATACTTACCAAAG GTTCTCCCTGAGCTATTCCGTGCTGTTCGCATGTGCGAGGATGGTGGTTTAAAAGAGTTCATAACCTGGAAGCTTGGAACATTGATATCTATTGTCCGGCAG CACATCCGGAAATATTTACAAGACATACTTTCCCTCATCTCTGAGCTGTGGACTTCCTCATTCAGCTTGGCTGCACCAAATCGGACCATACAGGGCCCACAGGGTTCACCG GTTCTTCACCTTGTTGAGCAACTATGCTTAGCTTTAAATGATGAGTTCAGAATGTATTTACTTCACATTCTACCGAGTTGTATCCAAGTCTTAGGTGACGCTGAACGTTGCAATGATTATTACTATGTTCCTGACATATTACACACACTTGAAGTTTTTGGTG GAAATTTGGATGAGCACATGCACTTGGTTGCTCCAGTACTTGTTCGTTTATTTAAAGTGGAGCTGGTTGATATCAGACGGCGTGCTATTGTTACTTTGACTAATCTTATACCTAAGGTTCAG GTTGGTACTCATGTTTCAGCTTTAGTGCATCATCTGAAGCTTGTCTTAGATGG caacaatgatgatctgcggAAAGATGCTGCAGAAGCGCTCTGCTGCCTTGCACATGCCCTTGGAGAAGACTTTACTATCTTCATATCATCAATACGCAAAATTCTTGTGAAGCACCATTTACGG TACAGAAAATGGGATGAGATTGAAAATCGGTTACTGAGGCGAGAGCTACTCATCACTGAAAACTTGTCTGTACAAAAGTACAAACAATGTCCACCTGATGTCATTAGTGACCCCCTTGATGATTTTGATGGTACACCTGAGATAGCTGATGAAACACAGCGACAAGCAAGAAGTCATCAA GTCAATGATGTCCGGTTGCGGAGTGCCGGTGAGGCTTCTCAGAGGAGTACTAGGGAAGACTGGGCTGAATGGATGAGACATTTCAGTATTGCACTTCTCAAAGAGTCACCATCTCCAGCTTTACGCACTTGTGCAAGGCTAGCTCAGCTTCAG CCTTCTGTTGGCCGCGAGTTGTTTGCTGCGGGTTTTGCAAGTTGCTGGGCCCAAATGAGTGAATCTGCCCAGGAACAACTAGTGAGAAGTCTCAAGACAGCCTTCTCATCTCAAAACATTCCTCCTGAAATTCTTGCTACACTGCTGAACTTA GCAGAGTTTATGGAACACGATGAGAAGCCGCTTCCTATTGATACAAGGCTGCTTGGTGCACTTGCTGAGAAG TGTCGAGCATTTGCAAAAGCCCTCCATTATAAAGAAATGGAGTTTGAAGCTGTGTGCACCAAGAAGATGGGTGCAAATCCTGTTACGGTGGTTGAATCCCTTATTCATATTAACAATCAACTACACCAGCATGAG GCAGCTATTGGCATATTGACTTACTCACAGCAGAATTTGGAAGTTCAGTTGAAAGAATCATG GTATGAAAAATTGCTCCGTTGGGATGAGGCCCTTAAAGCATACACCGTAAAATCATCTCAAGCACCTGGTCCTTTACAAAACTTGGATGCTACATTAG GTCGAATGAGGTGTCTAGCGGCTTTGGCTCGGTGGGAAGATTTAAGTGCATTGTGCAGAGAGCAATGGACTGGTGCAGAACCATCTGCTCGACTGGAAATGGCTCCAATG GCTGCAAATGCTGCTTGGCATATGGGCGAGTGGGACCATATGGCAGAATATGTTTCTCGCCTGGATGATGGGGATGAAAATAAGCTCCGTATGTTGGGTAACACAACAACTAGTGGTGATGGAAGCAGTAATGGTGCTTTCTTCCGGGCAGTTCTTTCAGTTCGTTCCAAAAAG TATGATGAAGCTCGGATATTTGTTGAGCGAGCTCGGCGGTGTTTAGCTACAGAActtgcagcactg GTACTTGAGAGTTATGAGCGCGCATATAATAACATGGTGCGTGTTCAACAACTTTCAGAACTGGAAGAG GTGATTGATTACTGCACTCTTCCTGTGGAAAGCCCCATTGCTGACGGACGGAGGGAACTTATTCGCAATATGTGGAATGAACGCATTAAAGGAACAAAACGGAATGTGGAG GTGTGGCAAGCCCTACTTGCAGTCAGGGAGTTGGTTCTTCCTCCTAACGAAGACAGAGACACCTGGATAAAATTTGCTAAACTTTGCTGGAAGAATGGTCGTATTAGTCAGGCTAGATCTACGTTAGTCAAACTTTTACAG TTTGATCCTGAATCTTCTCCTGAATTGACACTGTATCATGCACATCCACAAGTAGCCCTGGCTTATCTAAAATACCAGTATGCAGTTGGTGATGAGCTTAAAAGGAGGGATGCATTTTCTAGATTGCAA GAGTTGTCTGTGCAGCTTGCTACCACCATGGGCAATTTCCCTGGAACATCAGCAAACCATGGCACCATGTCAAATGCTGGAGTGCCACTCATTGCTCGTGTTTATTTGACACTTGGTAGCTGGAAGAAGGCGCTATCACCTGCATTAGATGATGATTCCATTCAAG AAATTTTGATTTCTTACAATAATGCCACACTAAGTGCAAAGGACTGGGGTAAGGCCTGGCACATATGGGCTTTGTTCAACACAGAAGTCATGTCACGCTATACTTTCCGAGGCCGACCAGATATTGCTGGAAAATATGTTGTTGCAGCAGTAACTGGGTATTTCTATTCTATTGCTTGTCAATCTACTACGAAAGGGGTTGATGATAGCTTACAG GATATCCTTCGTCTGTTAACTCTTTGGTTCAACCATGGGCCTACCTCAGAAGTTCAAACTGCGTTGCAGAATGGCTTTTCACTTGTCAAGATTGAGATGTGGCTGGTTGTGCTGCCCCAGATAATTGCAAGGATTCATTCGAACAATAGAGTAGTTAGAGAACTGATACAATGTTTGCTAGTTCGAATTGGAAAGGGGCATCCACAG GCTTTGATGTATCCTCTCTTGGTTGCCTGCAAATCAATAAGTATATTGAGACAACGTGCAGCGCAGGAGGTCGTCAATAAGATCCGCCAGCACAGTGGAGGTCTTGTTGACCAG GCACAACTTGTATCAAAGGAACTGATACGGGTAGCAATTCTGTGGCATGAAATGTGGCATGAAGCTCTTGAGGAAGCTAGCAGGATGTATTTTGGTGAGCACAATATCGAAGGAATGCTTGCTGTACTTGAGCCATTGCATGCAATGCTTGAGAGGGGGCCTGAGACAATTAAAGAAAATGCCTTCGTTCAG GCTTATGGACATGAATTACTGGAAGCTCATGAATGCTGTTCGAAATATCGGGCTACAGGAGAGGATGCTGAGCTAACTAAG GCCTGGGATTTGTATTACCATGTTTTCAGAAGAATCGACAAACAGCTTCCAAGTCTTACAACTCTCGATTTGCAT TCTGTTTCGCCTGAGCTACTCAAATGTCGAAAGTTGGAACTTGCTGTGCCAGGAACTTATGCTGCAG ATTCACCACTTGTGACGATTGAGTATTTTGTTCCCCAATTGATTGTTATAACATCCAaacaaagaccaagaaaactgacAATTCATGGAAGTGATGGCAATGATTATGCATTCTTGCTTAAAGGCCATGAAGATTTGCGGCAAGATGAACGTGTAATGCAG CTTTTTGGTCTGGTGAATACTCTCCTAGAGAACTCAAGGAAAACATCAGAGAAGGATTTATCAATCCAAAGATATGCTGTTATACCTTTGTCGCCTAACAGTGGTTTAATTGGATGGGTTCCAAACTGTGACACACTTCATGCTCTGATCCGTGAATATAGAGATGCCAGGAAG ATTTTCTTGAATCAGGAGCACAAACTTATGTTGGCTTTTGCACCCGATTATGATCACTTACCCCTCATTGCAAAGGTGGAAGTGTTTCAGCATGCTTTGCAAAATACTGAGGGAAATGACCTTGCGAAG GTTCTGTGGCTGAAGAGTCGAACTTCGGAAGTATGGCTTGAGCGCCGCACAAACTACTCTAGAAGCCTGGCTGTTATGAGCATG GTTGGGTATTTGCTTGGTTTAGGAGATCGGCATCCAAGTAATCTTATGTTAGATCGCTATAG TGGAAAAATATTACACATTGACTTTGGAGATTGCTTTGAGGCTTCAATGAATCGAGAAAAGTTCCCTGAAAAA GTACCATTCCGTTTGACTAGAATGCTTGTGAAAGCTATGGAAGTTAGTGGTATTGAGGGTACATTCCGAACAACTTGTGTAAAAGTGATGCAAGTCCTTCGCACAAACAGAGACAGCGTTATGGCCATGATGGAG GCATTTGTACATGACCCGTTAATCAATTGGCGTCTGTTCAATTTCAATGAGGTTCCTCAAGTGTCAAACTATGGTAATGCTCATGCTCACACAGTTGTCAGTAGTGAAGAAGCAGTGGCTAATCGAGAACTCATGCAACCTCAGCGAGGAGCACGTGAGAGGGAACTGCTACAG GCCGTCAATCAACTTGGTGATGCCAATGAGGTTTTGAATGAGCGTGCTGTAGCTGTGATGGCACGGATGAGTGACAAGCTAACAGGGCGTGACTTCTCTTCGGGGTCAGCTTTGGCTGGAGCAGGTAGCTCGACCCAACATGGCAGTGAACACTTGGCTTCAGGAGATGCCCGGGATGCGCAACCTGGTCTCTCAGTGAAGGTTCAGGTTCAGAAGCTCATACTCCAAGCGACTTCACACGAAAATTTGTGCCAAAACTATGTCGG GTGGTGTCCGTTCTGGTGA